From the genome of Bacteroides sp. MSB163, one region includes:
- a CDS encoding RNA polymerase sigma-70 factor has translation MTIDLNFFNKFFIDYQQRFVHFACTYVHDEAVAEDFVIESMMYYWENKDRLPVDTNIPAYVLTAIKHKCIDHLRHQQIRQDVSDEIARVHAWELSNRIVTLKEFEPYEIFTAEIQEIVEKTLESLPEQTRRIFIMSRYENKSHKEIASLLNITPKGVEFHISKSTKALRTALRDYLPVALLFFYLN, from the coding sequence ATGACAATAGATCTGAATTTTTTTAATAAGTTCTTTATTGACTATCAGCAGCGCTTCGTTCACTTTGCTTGTACCTATGTGCACGATGAAGCCGTTGCCGAAGACTTTGTCATTGAGTCCATGATGTATTATTGGGAAAATAAAGACCGCCTGCCTGTCGATACAAACATCCCCGCCTACGTGCTGACTGCTATCAAGCATAAATGTATAGACCACCTGCGCCATCAACAAATCCGGCAAGACGTTTCGGATGAGATAGCTCGGGTGCATGCTTGGGAGTTATCCAACAGGATCGTTACCCTAAAAGAATTCGAACCCTATGAAATTTTCACCGCGGAGATACAGGAAATTGTGGAGAAAACTCTCGAAAGCCTGCCCGAACAGACTAGGCGTATCTTTATTATGAGCCGTTATGAGAACAAGTCTCATAAAGAAATCGCTTCCTTGTTGAACATAACGCCTAAAGGAGTAGAATTCCATATTTCCAAATCAACCAAGGCATTACGCACGGCTCTACGGGATTATCTGCCTGTTGCCCTCCTCTTTTTCTATCTTAATTGA
- a CDS encoding FecR family protein gives MDRDLLYRFFEGDVSVEEMKLVKEWAEASEENGKLLRRERKLFNAMILAGHVEPADRSTISYKKKNYFIREFLKIASAVLITVGITATLFSIGRDKDDVNVAMQTITVPAGQRVNLDLPDGTNVWLNAGTKMQYPISFMKDKREVILDGEAYFEVVHNAKSPFIVRTHAMDVEVLGTKFNVEAYSKRNIFEASLMQGRVKVKSPNNEKMAVVLLPHYKTTLIDRRLVVSKIDDYNVYRWKEGLYCFKNKPFARIMEDLEKYYDLKIQLDKKSIANVILTGKFRISDGLDYALRVLRKDVAFTYRRDKNNDVIYIK, from the coding sequence ATGGACAGAGACTTATTATATCGCTTTTTCGAGGGTGACGTTTCCGTGGAGGAGATGAAATTGGTGAAAGAATGGGCTGAAGCTTCCGAAGAGAACGGCAAACTGCTTCGTCGGGAACGGAAACTCTTCAATGCCATGATTCTGGCCGGACATGTAGAACCTGCGGACAGGTCAACTATCTCGTATAAGAAAAAGAACTATTTCATCAGGGAATTCTTGAAAATAGCTTCTGCTGTCTTGATAACGGTAGGCATAACGGCTACATTGTTTTCGATAGGAAGAGATAAAGATGATGTGAATGTAGCTATGCAAACCATTACTGTTCCGGCAGGCCAACGGGTGAACCTCGATTTACCTGATGGTACAAACGTTTGGCTGAATGCCGGAACCAAAATGCAGTATCCCATATCTTTCATGAAGGATAAACGCGAAGTGATACTGGACGGAGAGGCTTACTTTGAAGTGGTACACAACGCGAAGTCCCCGTTTATAGTGCGCACTCATGCCATGGATGTGGAAGTGCTGGGAACCAAATTCAATGTAGAGGCCTACTCGAAGAGGAATATATTCGAGGCGTCACTAATGCAGGGAAGAGTGAAAGTGAAATCGCCCAATAATGAAAAGATGGCTGTAGTGCTTCTACCTCATTATAAAACAACATTGATAGATAGACGCCTGGTAGTGAGTAAGATTGACGACTACAATGTATATCGTTGGAAAGAAGGTTTGTATTGTTTCAAGAACAAGCCTTTTGCCCGGATTATGGAGGACCTGGAGAAATACTATGATTTGAAAATACAGTTAGACAAGAAGAGCATAGCGAACGTGATATTAACCGGAAAGTTCCGTATATCCGACGGATTGGACTATGCTTTACGTGTGTTGCGGAAGGATGTAGCTTTCACCTATAGAAGGGATAAAAACAATGACGTCATTTATATAAAGTAA
- a CDS encoding SusC/RagA family TonB-linked outer membrane protein: protein MRISIFLLFFSVFSLMAENSRSQNAIVSIHKVQVPLEDILTEIENQTDYLFLYTNGVDVEKTMTVKVKSQPVYQLLNSLLANLDITYQMEGNHIILSRKKVEENQLLPDKIKVTGTVKDVFGEGIIGASIVEQNTANGTITDISGNFTLIVSKDAVIKISYIGYIPLEVKAVEGKPLDIVLQEDTKTLDEVVVIGYGTQRKGDITSSVASVKSENFSKGAVKDVGQLIQGKVAGLAITNPSGDPTAGTQIKLRGTNTIGGANTDPLVLIDGVPGALNTVAPEDVESVDVLKDGSAAAIYGTRGTNGVILITTKQAKGTQINSVEYNGYISTSKIVKKLNMLSADEFRAMYPDEDHGFNTDWLEEITRTPVTHVHNLSLQGGNSTTSYIANLNYKSGQGIMLKSGIESFQGRIEVLHRMFDGKLQLKFGMIGRKNQFSSTSSSGSFNGYAYRQAILRNPTDPVKNEDGSWYENLNKFEYENPVARLEESEGNVKNTEMRYLGNIIYNPFQDLKLTAMMSYVRSNRNHGYSESLEHISALRDGYDGWSSVGANTRMEKLLELTALYSKSVKNHKFSVLGGYSYNETDYEDMYFANYGFQDNYFGGWHNIGIGSALKLGKADASSSKSTTNLIGFFGRATYSFLDRYLLMASLRYEGASQLWGTDNEWGLFPSVSVGWRITQEAFMEGQNLFDDLKLRVGYGVTGSQPANPFLGIAMLKYDKYAYVDGNWVQTIAPASNANPDLKWEEKRETNIGLDFTMLKGRLSGTIDFYSRDVEGLIYNYTVPTPPNFYPTTTANGGKMQNRGVEVLVNVIPFITKNFEWNTTFTFSKNSNELKSLDGSVFKTDYDYFDTGWLAEPVKTSSHRVQVGEKIGNFWGFKIVDIDEKGKWIYEDKDGNFVPYDEFSRAPEEKKVIGNGLPQIYAGWNNYIRYKNFDLSISMRGAFDFDIINEARMYFENPKNSRLENRLKSVNDKIFGKTMLSKEVDPEFNSYYVEKGDYWKIDNITLGYTLKNVGRYVKSIRLYCSVLNALTITRYKGVDPEVSTSGLNPGYDSRDQYPSIRSFTFGVGFKF, encoded by the coding sequence ATGCGAATATCAATATTCCTTCTATTCTTTTCTGTTTTCAGCCTGATGGCAGAAAATAGCCGCTCTCAGAATGCTATAGTATCAATTCATAAGGTCCAGGTGCCTCTCGAAGACATTCTTACTGAGATTGAAAATCAAACGGACTATCTGTTTCTATACACTAATGGCGTTGATGTAGAAAAAACAATGACTGTAAAGGTAAAAAGCCAACCTGTATATCAACTTCTGAATAGTTTGCTTGCCAACCTCGATATAACGTATCAAATGGAAGGTAATCATATTATACTTTCACGGAAGAAGGTGGAAGAAAATCAGTTGCTTCCTGATAAAATAAAAGTGACTGGAACTGTGAAAGATGTGTTCGGGGAGGGGATAATCGGAGCAAGCATTGTGGAACAAAATACGGCAAACGGTACCATAACCGATATTTCCGGTAATTTCACATTAATAGTTTCAAAAGATGCGGTGATAAAAATATCCTATATAGGATATATTCCTTTGGAGGTAAAGGCTGTTGAAGGAAAACCTTTGGATATTGTGTTACAAGAAGATACTAAAACTCTTGACGAGGTGGTCGTTATCGGCTACGGAACTCAACGCAAAGGGGATATAACAAGCTCTGTTGCAAGCGTTAAATCAGAAAATTTCAGTAAAGGGGCGGTAAAAGACGTCGGGCAGTTGATTCAAGGTAAAGTGGCGGGATTAGCAATTACAAACCCGAGTGGCGACCCGACTGCGGGCACACAGATAAAATTACGTGGAACAAATACTATTGGAGGGGCAAATACAGATCCTCTTGTATTGATTGATGGGGTACCCGGCGCTTTGAATACGGTTGCGCCCGAAGACGTTGAAAGTGTCGATGTTTTGAAAGATGGTTCTGCAGCGGCCATTTATGGTACCCGAGGTACTAATGGGGTAATTCTGATTACAACCAAACAAGCAAAAGGTACCCAGATAAACTCCGTAGAATATAATGGCTACATCAGTACTTCGAAAATAGTGAAAAAGCTGAATATGCTTAGCGCAGACGAGTTTAGAGCAATGTATCCTGACGAGGATCATGGATTTAACACGGACTGGCTCGAAGAAATAACCCGTACGCCGGTTACCCATGTCCACAACCTTTCTTTGCAAGGTGGAAATTCTACAACCAGTTATATTGCTAATCTGAATTATAAGTCCGGCCAGGGAATCATGCTAAAGTCTGGTATCGAGAGCTTCCAGGGGCGTATAGAAGTTTTGCACAGGATGTTTGATGGCAAACTTCAACTGAAGTTCGGGATGATTGGCAGAAAAAACCAATTCTCATCAACCAGTAGCTCAGGCAGTTTTAATGGTTATGCCTATCGTCAGGCTATTTTGAGAAATCCCACCGATCCTGTGAAAAATGAAGATGGATCGTGGTATGAAAATCTGAATAAGTTTGAATATGAAAATCCGGTTGCCCGTTTAGAAGAATCGGAGGGTAATGTGAAGAATACAGAGATGCGGTATCTGGGTAACATTATTTATAATCCATTTCAAGATTTGAAACTGACTGCCATGATGTCATATGTCCGTTCAAACAGAAACCATGGATATTCTGAAAGTCTTGAACATATTTCTGCATTAAGGGATGGTTATGACGGATGGTCGTCGGTTGGGGCCAACACACGCATGGAGAAGCTTCTTGAACTGACAGCACTGTATAGCAAGTCGGTTAAGAATCATAAGTTTTCTGTCTTGGGAGGATATAGTTACAATGAGACGGATTATGAAGATATGTATTTTGCGAATTATGGTTTTCAGGATAATTATTTTGGTGGCTGGCATAACATCGGTATCGGCTCTGCTTTGAAGTTGGGTAAGGCTGATGCCAGTTCTTCCAAATCAACTACTAACTTGATTGGTTTTTTTGGGCGTGCCACCTATTCCTTTTTAGACCGATATTTATTGATGGCCAGTTTGAGATATGAAGGCGCCAGTCAGTTATGGGGTACGGATAATGAATGGGGACTTTTCCCATCGGTTTCTGTGGGATGGAGAATCACTCAGGAGGCTTTTATGGAAGGACAGAATTTGTTTGATGACTTGAAATTACGCGTAGGCTATGGTGTCACCGGTTCGCAACCGGCCAACCCTTTTCTGGGCATCGCTATGTTGAAATATGACAAGTATGCTTATGTAGACGGTAATTGGGTGCAGACCATCGCCCCCGCATCTAACGCGAATCCGGACTTGAAGTGGGAAGAAAAAAGAGAAACCAATATTGGTCTTGATTTTACCATGCTTAAAGGACGCCTTTCTGGTACAATTGATTTCTATAGCCGTGATGTTGAAGGATTGATTTATAACTATACTGTGCCTACTCCTCCCAATTTTTATCCTACCACTACAGCCAATGGAGGCAAGATGCAGAATAGAGGCGTTGAAGTTCTTGTGAATGTTATTCCATTCATAACCAAGAATTTTGAGTGGAATACCACCTTTACTTTCTCCAAAAACTCTAATGAATTAAAGAGTTTGGATGGCAGTGTCTTTAAAACAGATTATGATTACTTTGATACCGGATGGTTGGCCGAACCGGTAAAGACTTCTTCACATCGCGTACAGGTAGGTGAGAAGATTGGTAATTTCTGGGGATTTAAAATTGTAGACATAGATGAGAAAGGCAAGTGGATTTATGAAGACAAAGATGGTAATTTTGTACCGTATGATGAATTTTCCCGTGCTCCTGAAGAGAAAAAAGTGATTGGTAACGGTTTGCCGCAGATATATGCTGGCTGGAATAATTATATACGATACAAGAATTTTGATTTGAGTATTTCTATGCGTGGTGCGTTCGATTTTGATATTATTAATGAAGCACGTATGTATTTTGAGAATCCAAAGAATAGCCGTCTTGAAAACCGTCTGAAGTCAGTAAATGATAAAATATTCGGGAAGACTATGCTTAGTAAGGAGGTTGATCCGGAATTCAACAGCTATTATGTAGAAAAAGGGGATTATTGGAAAATAGATAATATAACCCTTGGGTATACACTGAAAAATGTAGGAAGGTACGTGAAATCCATACGATTGTATTGCTCCGTATTAAATGCTTTGACCATAACGAGATATAAGGGTGTCGATCCGGAAGTAAGTACCTCAGGACTCAATCCGGGATATGATAGCCGAGATCAGTACCCCAGTATCAGATCGTTTACTTTTGGTGTTGGATTTAAATTCTAA
- a CDS encoding RagB/SusD family nutrient uptake outer membrane protein yields the protein MKTIIYKGLIILFLSCTVCSCTELKDDSYGNVVSSQYKPETEADISYLVNAAYVSWRETMLLWNGVVRGQELCADQDVIPARGNGWVDGGVYKRWHQHAWTTDDDSVLQPWSRTYTGINTCNRLLSQIEDGVINVVGETKDKLVAELKVLRASYYYILVDFFGNVPIVTDFKDTSLPVQSSRKEVFDFIVKEISDNVALLSETPRGYYYGRLTKWGAYTLLAKMYLNAGVWSGSVEWQKCIDICDKVIAFAERTGEYALETNQKDIFVTKNENSKEIIFALPMDEIYVTDWNAFDFHMYTLASESQATYNFTNTPWGGVCVIPQFIESYDPDDIRLKENFIYGQQYKSSGEILTRSDNGKPFAYVKDVPSIDQSDVVDGYRWGKFEYALGITNRLSNDWPLFRYADVLLMKAEALLRSGQPGAGALVTKVRERAFKNNPEKAIVTDDELKMGSVYDYGRRDTYQTTNEGGADIMYGRMLDELGWEFTQEGRRRQDMVRFGVFTQKSWFSHDASVDSKNLYPIPNTAMLTNSNLKQNPGY from the coding sequence ATGAAAACAATTATATATAAAGGGCTGATTATATTATTTTTATCTTGCACGGTATGCTCTTGTACAGAACTGAAAGATGACAGTTATGGTAATGTTGTTTCCTCACAATATAAACCTGAAACAGAAGCTGATATAAGCTATCTGGTAAATGCGGCGTATGTGTCGTGGCGCGAAACGATGTTACTTTGGAATGGTGTGGTGCGCGGTCAAGAATTGTGTGCGGACCAAGATGTTATTCCTGCTCGCGGCAATGGCTGGGTAGATGGCGGCGTGTATAAAAGATGGCATCAACATGCATGGACTACTGATGACGACTCAGTTTTACAACCTTGGTCTCGAACTTATACGGGCATAAATACCTGTAACCGGTTGCTTTCTCAAATAGAAGATGGAGTAATAAATGTAGTGGGTGAGACTAAAGATAAACTTGTAGCGGAACTAAAAGTATTGAGGGCTTCCTATTATTATATCTTAGTTGACTTTTTCGGTAATGTTCCTATCGTTACAGATTTTAAAGATACGTCTCTTCCAGTACAGTCATCCCGAAAAGAAGTTTTTGACTTTATTGTGAAAGAAATCTCTGATAATGTTGCACTTTTATCAGAAACACCAAGGGGATACTATTATGGTCGTTTGACCAAATGGGGGGCTTATACTTTACTTGCCAAAATGTATCTTAATGCCGGTGTATGGTCAGGTTCTGTAGAATGGCAAAAGTGTATAGATATTTGCGACAAAGTGATCGCATTTGCTGAAAGGACAGGTGAATATGCTTTGGAAACAAACCAGAAGGATATATTTGTTACAAAGAACGAAAACTCCAAAGAAATTATTTTTGCTCTGCCTATGGATGAAATTTATGTAACTGACTGGAATGCTTTTGACTTCCATATGTATACTTTGGCTTCGGAGAGCCAAGCTACCTATAATTTTACTAATACGCCTTGGGGGGGAGTTTGTGTAATACCTCAATTTATAGAAAGTTATGATCCGGACGATATTCGTTTAAAAGAGAATTTCATCTACGGACAACAGTATAAATCGTCGGGGGAAATCCTAACTAGAAGTGACAATGGCAAACCTTTTGCTTATGTAAAGGATGTACCTAGTATCGACCAGTCTGATGTGGTGGACGGTTACAGATGGGGAAAATTCGAATACGCATTGGGTATAACCAACCGTTTGAGTAATGACTGGCCTTTGTTTAGGTATGCTGATGTTTTATTGATGAAAGCAGAAGCGTTATTAAGGAGCGGACAGCCAGGTGCAGGTGCTTTGGTCACAAAGGTACGTGAAAGGGCTTTTAAAAATAATCCGGAAAAAGCAATTGTTACGGATGATGAATTAAAAATGGGTAGTGTGTATGATTATGGAAGGCGTGATACTTACCAAACAACTAATGAGGGGGGAGCTGATATCATGTATGGACGAATGTTGGATGAGTTGGGATGGGAGTTTACACAAGAAGGCCGGCGCAGACAGGATATGGTTCGTTTTGGGGTATTTACCCAAAAATCATGGTTTTCACATGATGCAAGTGTAGATTCAAAAAATCTATATCCGATTCCAAATACGGCTATGCTTACAAACTCAAATTTAAAGCAGAACCCGGGGTATTAG